A stretch of Gammaproteobacteria bacterium DNA encodes these proteins:
- a CDS encoding aspartate carbamoyltransferase: protein MVKPLSPLLRESMPEKDVTEGIEHPLALLKMVLEDPTPLLDLANFSIVSARQFTRDQIVQLCRLAAKHEAVPQQSRRPLVGKILISAFYEPSTRTRLSFESAWHRLGGDIMSITDPTTTGIAKGESLSDVAEMLNNYGDLVVLRETNKDSIYEMLKNLRIPIVNAGNGIDEHPTQALADIYTIFKWRPQLVNREVESGDKIKMGIIGVPKNMRTIRSLLYLLSLFPSSFSEIVVICHEKDVFDSTQEEYLQNSSLNIRVTDVMNKELPELDVVYINSIAWIGDSYEIFGEDYQLRKDSPLKPGAIVMHPLARGEELSTDLDDTNHNWYFAQARSAVFIRMALLTCLVQHNW from the coding sequence ATGGTAAAGCCCTTAAGTCCACTGTTACGAGAATCCATGCCGGAAAAGGATGTTACAGAGGGTATAGAGCATCCACTGGCGTTGTTAAAAATGGTGCTGGAAGACCCCACTCCGTTGTTGGATCTGGCAAACTTTTCCATCGTGTCGGCGCGGCAGTTTACCCGTGATCAGATTGTGCAGTTGTGCCGCCTGGCGGCAAAACACGAGGCTGTACCACAGCAGTCCCGGCGTCCATTAGTGGGAAAAATACTCATTAGTGCGTTCTATGAACCCAGTACGCGAACGCGTTTGTCCTTTGAGAGCGCATGGCATCGCCTGGGAGGGGATATCATGTCCATCACCGACCCTACTACTACCGGCATCGCCAAAGGCGAATCTCTCTCGGACGTGGCGGAGATGCTCAACAATTATGGGGATCTGGTGGTGTTGCGCGAAACCAACAAGGACTCGATCTACGAGATGTTGAAAAACCTGCGCATTCCGATTGTGAACGCAGGTAATGGAATTGATGAACATCCGACACAGGCTTTAGCGGATATCTATACCATTTTTAAGTGGCGCCCCCAGTTGGTGAATAGGGAGGTAGAGAGTGGTGATAAGATAAAAATGGGTATTATTGGTGTGCCCAAAAACATGCGTACCATCCGATCCTTGTTGTATTTATTGAGTCTGTTCCCCAGTAGCTTTTCTGAAATTGTCGTGATATGTCATGAGAAAGACGTGTTTGACTCCACTCAAGAAGAATATCTGCAAAACAGCAGCTTAAATATTCGAGTTACGGATGTTATGAACAAAGAGTTACCAGAGCTGGATGTGGTGTACATTAATTCCATTGCCTGGATTGGTGACAGCTACGAAATATTCGGTGAAGATTATCAACTTCGTAAAGACTCACCTTTGAAACCCGGTGCTATCGTTATGCATCCATTGGCAAGGGGTGAGGAGTTATCAACAGATCTTGACGACACCAATCACAATTGGTATTTCGCCCAGGCCAGGAGCGCCGTGTTTATTCGCATGGCATTGTTGACCTGTCTGGTTCAACATAACTGGTAG
- a CDS encoding sodium:solute symporter family protein, giving the protein MNNVNSAVLDSQTGWIILAAFSVVWIALGWFWGRKAKELDDFMLAGRNVGLSLATATAMATWVTSNTTMAAPQLTLQLGIWGMVGYSLGAIGLILFAPLAKRIRRLMPTAYTSGDFVRLRYGKFTWRVFLLISLFYGFGWLISMGMAGGVLINALTGIPYEIGMTVIVSICVVYTLLGGLRAVIGTDYIQTLLILIGIIILAWFAITEVGFEKIHASVLEQRPELLNLLFPAAIMFLFNNLLFGVGEIFHSNVWWSRAFAFRDGVGMPAYTIAGIMWLPIPVVAGFIALATPALGLNVPAADMVGPMVAAKLLGVGGAILVFIVVFSALASSLDSLLAATSDLITQDIYRGHFRPQAGQEELRLAAKAIILLLGVLTWSLCLPRLTTLAELLYFTGAFVASTIWPIVAGLYWKRANSLGAALAMILGTGIGLYTYFSIGFYVAALVGAAVSMLVVVLSSILWPQDFDWSQLRTKGAS; this is encoded by the coding sequence ATGAATAACGTCAACTCAGCAGTGCTGGACAGCCAAACGGGATGGATCATACTGGCCGCATTTAGTGTGGTTTGGATCGCCTTAGGGTGGTTTTGGGGACGCAAGGCTAAAGAGTTGGATGATTTTATGTTGGCCGGTCGCAATGTGGGGCTGTCTCTGGCTACCGCCACGGCAATGGCGACCTGGGTTACCAGTAACACCACCATGGCTGCGCCTCAGTTGACATTGCAGTTGGGTATCTGGGGGATGGTGGGGTATTCCCTGGGAGCCATTGGTTTAATACTGTTCGCGCCTCTGGCGAAACGTATTCGTCGACTTATGCCAACGGCATACACCAGTGGCGATTTTGTGCGGTTGCGTTATGGAAAATTCACTTGGCGGGTTTTTCTGCTTATTTCCCTGTTCTACGGCTTCGGCTGGTTGATTAGCATGGGTATGGCCGGTGGCGTGTTAATCAACGCACTGACGGGCATTCCCTACGAAATCGGTATGACGGTAATTGTCAGCATATGTGTGGTTTATACCTTGTTGGGTGGATTGCGTGCTGTCATTGGTACAGATTACATTCAAACCCTGTTGATTCTTATTGGGATCATTATATTGGCCTGGTTTGCCATTACCGAAGTGGGATTCGAGAAAATACACGCCAGTGTATTGGAGCAAAGGCCGGAGTTATTGAATCTGTTGTTTCCGGCAGCCATCATGTTTTTGTTTAACAACCTGTTGTTTGGTGTCGGCGAAATATTTCATTCCAATGTGTGGTGGAGCAGGGCGTTCGCTTTTCGCGACGGTGTGGGCATGCCTGCTTACACCATTGCCGGTATCATGTGGTTGCCCATACCCGTGGTTGCCGGGTTTATCGCGCTGGCTACGCCTGCTTTGGGTTTGAATGTACCTGCTGCTGATATGGTGGGCCCCATGGTGGCGGCGAAACTGTTGGGAGTGGGCGGTGCTATTTTAGTGTTCATTGTGGTGTTTTCCGCACTGGCATCCAGTTTGGATTCCCTGCTGGCCGCTACCAGTGATTTGATAACACAGGATATTTACCGGGGACATTTTCGTCCACAGGCCGGTCAGGAAGAACTTCGATTGGCTGCAAAAGCAATTATCCTGCTGTTGGGGGTATTGACCTGGTCATTGTGTTTACCTCGCCTAACCACGCTGGCTGAGCTGCTGTATTTCACCGGAGCCTTTGTTGCCAGCACGATTTGGCCCATCGTTGCCGGTTTGTACTGGAAAAGAGCCAATAGTTTAGGCGCTGCCCTAGCCATGATATTGGGTACAGGCATTGGACTCTATACCTATTTTTCCATTGGGTTTTATGTGGCGGCTTTAGTGGGTGCGGCAGTATCCATGCTGGTGGTTGTGCTAAGTAGTATTTTGTGGCCACAAGACTTTGATTGGAGCCAACTACGAACAAAAGGAGCTAGCTGA
- a CDS encoding cysteine hydrolase yields MSDDIRKTDLKGLNEEYLHIDPLIETYREGIIDVPHVETALKQHNVALLVIDLQYLDAAEGYGVFADVEKSGVPIEAQEYYFKRLHHIVLPNVKRMQEAFRDLKLEVMHTRIQSLTRDGRDRSVGHRKLGLHAPPGSKEAEFLPEIAPMGDEIIINKTASGVFNATNVEYILRNMGIDTLYVCGVYTNECVSTTVRDACDRGFHTTLVNDACATVTPELHNATLSTIKDRYARVMTSDEVVKEIRKAVRT; encoded by the coding sequence ATGAGTGATGATATTCGTAAGACCGATTTGAAGGGGCTGAATGAGGAATATCTTCACATCGATCCACTTATAGAGACTTATCGTGAGGGAATTATTGATGTACCTCATGTGGAAACGGCGTTAAAGCAGCACAATGTCGCGTTGTTGGTGATCGACTTACAGTACCTCGATGCAGCAGAGGGGTATGGTGTATTTGCTGACGTGGAAAAATCCGGTGTGCCCATTGAGGCGCAGGAGTATTATTTTAAACGTCTGCATCATATCGTGTTACCCAATGTAAAGCGCATGCAGGAGGCATTTCGAGACCTGAAACTGGAAGTGATGCATACCCGGATTCAGTCTTTAACCCGTGATGGCAGAGATCGCAGTGTGGGCCACCGCAAGCTGGGTTTGCATGCCCCACCCGGCTCAAAGGAAGCGGAGTTTTTGCCTGAGATTGCCCCTATGGGCGATGAAATTATTATCAATAAAACTGCCAGTGGCGTATTCAATGCCACCAATGTGGAATACATCTTACGCAATATGGGAATCGATACCTTGTACGTCTGTGGGGTATATACCAATGAATGCGTATCCACCACTGTGCGCGATGCCTGCGACCGGGGGTTTCATACCACCTTGGTGAATGATGCCTGTGCCACGGTGACGCCGGAACTGCATAACGCAACTCTTAGTACCATTAAAGACCGCTATGCCCGTGTTATGACTAGCGACGAGGTGGTTAAGGAGATCAGGAAGGCTGTCAGAACATGA
- a CDS encoding Zn-dependent hydrolase, whose translation MQKIVSINPQRLKHDIETLAQVGCRNGAGVFRMAFSDGDMDGRLWFKNQLQQAGLEIYEDGAANIHGRLCWDGETPSVITGSHLDTVPGAGHLDGALGVLVGLECLRRIKEENIELRYPLEVVAFSDEEGRFGGLLGSQAIAGRLTPESIQTAVDLNGMTLIDAMKQRGYDAMQALHARRTPESIRAFFELHIEQGPVLDQMGLSVGLVDAIAGLFKWEVSLIGVPNHAGTTPMHMRNDPFQALAEFAGQIRRVLEEHGSERSVATIGRVAISPGAANVVPGRVNFSLDVRDTEPGALQELRNAFRRVLSAIARRYELMFEFTVLNETPPVKCNGSLIETLRGVADSLNISSYRMASGALHDCQMMAAIVPAAMVFVPSKDGRSHSAAEWTDMEHIEKGSNVLLNTLIRVAGGRHE comes from the coding sequence ATGCAAAAAATTGTCAGCATAAACCCGCAGCGCTTAAAGCACGATATCGAAACTCTGGCACAAGTTGGGTGCCGGAATGGTGCCGGAGTGTTTCGTATGGCCTTCAGTGATGGAGATATGGACGGTCGTCTATGGTTCAAGAATCAACTGCAACAAGCCGGCCTGGAGATTTATGAGGACGGTGCAGCCAATATCCATGGCAGGTTGTGCTGGGACGGCGAGACGCCCAGTGTGATCACCGGTTCTCACTTAGACACCGTTCCCGGAGCCGGTCATCTGGATGGCGCGCTGGGGGTTTTAGTAGGTTTGGAATGTTTGCGACGAATTAAGGAAGAAAACATTGAGCTACGCTATCCCCTGGAAGTGGTTGCTTTTAGCGATGAGGAGGGCCGTTTTGGTGGTTTATTGGGATCGCAGGCCATCGCTGGACGCTTAACACCGGAGTCCATCCAAACCGCTGTGGACTTGAACGGAATGACATTGATTGATGCCATGAAGCAGCGAGGTTACGATGCCATGCAGGCGTTGCATGCGCGCAGAACTCCCGAAAGTATCCGTGCTTTTTTTGAGCTGCATATCGAGCAGGGACCGGTGTTGGATCAGATGGGGCTCAGCGTTGGCCTAGTGGATGCTATCGCCGGCTTGTTCAAGTGGGAAGTCAGCCTAATTGGTGTTCCGAATCATGCCGGTACCACGCCGATGCATATGCGTAACGATCCTTTTCAGGCGCTGGCCGAGTTCGCAGGGCAAATACGGCGGGTGCTGGAAGAGCACGGCAGTGAGCGCAGTGTGGCAACCATAGGCCGGGTTGCGATTTCCCCCGGCGCCGCTAATGTGGTCCCCGGGCGGGTGAATTTTTCTCTTGATGTTCGAGACACGGAACCCGGTGCACTGCAGGAATTACGCAATGCTTTTCGTCGGGTACTCTCGGCCATTGCCCGGCGTTATGAACTCATGTTTGAGTTTACCGTGCTGAACGAAACTCCTCCGGTTAAGTGTAATGGCTCGTTGATAGAGACATTGCGGGGAGTGGCAGACTCTTTGAACATTTCCAGTTACCGCATGGCCAGTGGCGCACTGCACGATTGCCAGATGATGGCAGCTATAGTTCCGGCAGCCATGGTGTTTGTTCCGAGCAAAGACGGGCGCAGCCATTCGGCGGCGGAATGGACCGACATGGAACACATAGAAAAAGGAAGTAACGTGCTTTTGAATACACTTATTCGTGTGGCAGGGGGGCGCCATGAGTGA
- a CDS encoding ATP-binding protein has translation MPRDYNKPRMARFVTIDNIKVMKWSGLTLKLLLGIVLIEVLMLSILVYNSVRLLSSTHAELFEQTVNDEVTLMSSLLVGGLTSMDRALIHENLQLLSKQSNVKYALVYDRRNRLVSHVGDTPGEFHQDWSFAQAEQDGVYDTQIEIKLQGQNFGLLQAGFSVTDIVKLSATAKWQNTLIALVEILLSIMATGLVGMYVINRITLLQSGAQALQEGRYDYRIPVAGEKDELDELAQAYNELGASLESSTRLLTEKQTEIEQKAARLSTLLNNLNVVIFEAFRQPFCINFINKEAEKLMGYSMEEWKLPGFMKSIAYKDDLVLLSRFAENPANPAMTSFEYRVHKKDGDLIWLRQIVNVESRLEQGFVHGILIDVTTEKRNAEVERARDIALAENRTKNLFLANMSHELRTPLNAIIGYSEFLQEENDSGTLEKESASKDLGRVIRSAKHLLSVINEILDISKINSGKLEIIVNKFNLQELIRDVTDTVRPMAEKNGNRLKVIIPADFVVHADRQRLYQILLNVCGNACKFTKNGEVEIEVAGEPEGGCYTVTVKDTGVGIRPDDVESIFDEFVRTDDVGKIEGTGLGLCLSQKLCRSMGGEILVSSIHGIGSTFTISMPFLIRTRKRA, from the coding sequence TTGCCAAGGGATTATAACAAACCGCGCATGGCGCGGTTTGTTACTATTGACAACATTAAAGTAATGAAGTGGTCCGGTTTAACGCTGAAATTGCTCCTGGGCATTGTGCTCATTGAAGTACTGATGTTATCCATTCTGGTGTATAACAGTGTGCGTCTGTTGAGCTCCACACATGCGGAACTGTTTGAACAAACCGTAAATGATGAAGTTACTCTAATGAGTAGCTTGTTGGTGGGCGGTTTGACCTCTATGGACCGCGCTCTGATACACGAAAACCTCCAGCTACTGTCCAAACAATCCAATGTTAAGTACGCGCTGGTGTATGATCGTCGCAACAGGCTGGTCAGTCACGTGGGGGACACGCCCGGGGAGTTTCATCAGGATTGGTCTTTCGCTCAAGCAGAGCAAGACGGGGTTTACGATACTCAGATCGAGATTAAACTACAAGGCCAGAACTTCGGTTTACTTCAAGCCGGTTTTTCTGTGACGGATATTGTCAAATTGTCCGCCACCGCCAAGTGGCAAAATACCTTAATAGCTTTAGTCGAAATTCTGTTGTCCATTATGGCGACTGGTTTAGTCGGTATGTACGTAATAAACCGAATTACCTTGTTGCAAAGTGGTGCGCAGGCCTTGCAAGAGGGTAGATACGACTATCGAATACCAGTGGCTGGCGAGAAAGACGAGTTGGATGAATTGGCCCAAGCCTACAATGAGTTAGGGGCGTCCCTGGAAAGTTCCACGCGCTTGTTAACGGAAAAACAAACGGAGATTGAACAAAAAGCGGCGCGACTATCCACTTTGCTGAATAATCTTAATGTGGTCATATTTGAAGCGTTTCGACAACCGTTTTGTATTAACTTCATTAATAAAGAAGCGGAAAAACTGATGGGTTATTCCATGGAGGAGTGGAAGTTACCGGGATTCATGAAAAGTATTGCGTACAAGGATGACCTGGTGTTGTTGAGTCGCTTTGCCGAAAACCCAGCTAACCCTGCAATGACATCTTTTGAGTATCGTGTTCACAAAAAGGATGGAGACCTCATTTGGCTGCGACAAATAGTCAACGTGGAGAGTCGGCTGGAGCAGGGGTTTGTACATGGAATTCTCATTGACGTAACCACAGAAAAAAGAAATGCGGAAGTGGAGCGTGCCCGAGATATCGCTTTGGCCGAAAACCGCACTAAAAATTTGTTTCTCGCCAATATGAGCCATGAATTGCGCACACCTCTAAACGCCATTATTGGATATTCTGAATTTTTACAGGAAGAAAATGACAGCGGTACATTGGAGAAGGAGAGCGCTTCCAAAGATTTGGGCAGGGTTATTCGTTCGGCAAAACACTTGCTCTCTGTGATAAATGAAATTCTTGATATCTCTAAAATCAATTCGGGTAAATTGGAGATTATTGTCAACAAATTCAATTTACAAGAATTGATCCGGGATGTAACGGACACGGTTCGTCCAATGGCAGAGAAAAACGGTAACCGATTGAAGGTGATTATACCGGCGGACTTTGTTGTCCATGCGGACCGTCAGCGTCTTTATCAGATCCTGCTTAATGTCTGTGGCAACGCCTGTAAATTCACCAAAAACGGTGAAGTGGAAATCGAGGTGGCCGGCGAACCGGAGGGGGGCTGTTACACCGTCACTGTTAAAGATACAGGCGTCGGTATAAGACCTGACGACGTGGAAAGTATTTTTGATGAGTTTGTCCGGACTGATGACGTCGGTAAGATTGAAGGGACCGGTCTTGGCTTGTGTTTAAGTCAGAAACTGTGTCGCAGCATGGGCGGAGAAATATTGGTGAGCAGCATCCACGGTATCGGCTCTACCTTTACCATATCCATGCCTTTTTTGATCCGGACACGAAAACGGGCCTAG
- a CDS encoding phosphate/phosphite/phosphonate ABC transporter substrate-binding protein, with amino-acid sequence MKRLLQIWGVLVLSVSTSAIAVPSQKIESKEIVFSILPFLSPVALVKRFTPLREYLEHNTGQVIVLESAPNFPEYLKRTINHEYDIVYTAPHFVPLSMEDGHYQLLAASHNLSAHIIVSESSRLKGLANLAGKRIAHGPKEAFLVVIGKHLLKEQGLVEENTPRYVAYKSHNAALRAVAGGDVDAAIVGKFHLKLATENKLRQIAVSAEFPGIAILASRDLPQSLRDKLAKSFVDIKDTEEGRQTLKKIRFPGFQSAKTQDFDALIPIALEALDQTTFKLRN; translated from the coding sequence TTGAAAAGGCTTTTGCAAATATGGGGTGTTCTTGTTTTATCTGTTAGTACTTCCGCAATTGCAGTACCCAGTCAAAAAATTGAATCGAAAGAAATAGTATTTAGCATCTTACCGTTTCTGTCACCTGTGGCCTTGGTAAAACGTTTTACACCGCTACGCGAGTATTTGGAACATAACACCGGGCAGGTGATTGTATTGGAATCTGCGCCAAACTTTCCCGAATACCTCAAACGTACCATTAATCATGAATATGATATTGTGTACACGGCTCCTCATTTTGTGCCCCTCAGTATGGAAGACGGGCACTATCAATTATTGGCAGCCTCGCATAATCTCTCCGCTCATATCATCGTGTCTGAATCAAGCCGTTTGAAAGGTTTGGCCAATTTGGCTGGGAAACGTATTGCCCACGGTCCCAAAGAAGCCTTTTTGGTGGTTATTGGTAAGCACCTGCTCAAAGAGCAAGGGCTTGTAGAGGAAAATACTCCCAGGTATGTGGCTTATAAAAGCCACAATGCCGCTTTGCGAGCGGTTGCGGGTGGAGATGTCGATGCGGCTATTGTCGGGAAGTTTCATCTGAAATTGGCAACAGAAAATAAATTGCGACAAATTGCGGTATCAGCTGAATTTCCGGGTATCGCTATTCTTGCATCCCGGGACTTACCGCAATCGTTGCGAGATAAACTCGCTAAGTCGTTTGTTGATATTAAAGACACTGAAGAGGGTCGGCAGACGTTAAAAAAGATTCGTTTTCCCGGATTTCAATCGGCAAAAACTCAAGATTTTGACGCTTTGATACCTATAGCCCTAGAGGCCTTGGATCAGACAACCTTTAAGTTGCGGAACTGA
- a CDS encoding MarR family transcriptional regulator — translation MVVNDVTMSAWIELHRANRVLLDAVEKALKQKQLPPLDWYDVLLELSRDSHNGLRQYEIGAKVLLNKHNLSRLLDRLEAKDLLSRQACEEDGRGNRVKITHKGEQTIQAMWPVYSGVMQSLFGDKLGYEELQQLAQMLRKIRA, via the coding sequence ATGGTCGTAAACGATGTCACCATGAGTGCGTGGATCGAACTGCACAGGGCTAACCGGGTTTTGCTGGATGCTGTGGAGAAAGCGCTGAAGCAAAAGCAGTTGCCGCCCTTGGACTGGTATGACGTGTTGTTGGAATTGAGTCGTGACAGCCACAATGGTTTACGCCAGTACGAGATTGGCGCAAAGGTTTTATTGAATAAGCACAATTTGTCTCGCTTGCTGGATCGTCTCGAAGCCAAAGATTTGCTTTCCCGTCAGGCTTGTGAAGAAGACGGACGCGGTAATCGAGTCAAAATTACTCATAAAGGTGAACAGACTATCCAAGCCATGTGGCCGGTTTATAGTGGAGTTATGCAGAGTTTGTTTGGCGATAAATTGGGGTACGAAGAACTGCAGCAGCTTGCCCAAATGCTCAGAAAGATTCGTGCTTAA
- a CDS encoding rhodanese-like domain-containing protein yields MKTISREQIQARLAQQHATVIVEALPPRYYQDGHLPGAINIPHDEVESKAATLVPNKDSFVVVYCANTPCPNSKIAAHTFTKLGYQQVYEYVEGKQDWAEAGFELEVTAMTKAE; encoded by the coding sequence ATGAAAACAATATCGCGAGAGCAAATCCAAGCCCGCCTGGCACAACAGCATGCAACAGTCATAGTGGAAGCGCTGCCTCCCCGCTATTACCAGGACGGCCATTTACCAGGGGCAATCAATATTCCGCATGATGAAGTTGAGTCCAAAGCGGCGACATTGGTACCGAACAAAGACAGTTTTGTTGTGGTTTACTGTGCCAACACGCCCTGTCCCAACTCCAAAATTGCTGCGCATACCTTTACCAAACTGGGTTATCAACAGGTCTACGAATATGTGGAAGGTAAGCAGGATTGGGCCGAGGCCGGCTTCGAATTGGAAGTCACCGCCATGACGAAAGCTGAATAG
- a CDS encoding pirin family protein: MSDSVRFIPALTVPEGAGVTVHRTIGTPSLRNYDPFMLLDHFCSDDPEDYIAGFPSHPHRGFNTFTYMIDGDMEHKDSMGNTGNLGPGGAQWMKAASGVIHSEMPKQENGLMRGFQLWINLPAANKMDDPGYQEYKADAFPVVSSDDHKVKVLIGEFAGSTSPIQDDISNVSYLDIELPPNKTFQHQLPLENNSFFYVFEGTVTVAGKHAANTLVTLADGEVQVKSGDEGARLVLISGKPINEPIVQYGPFVMNTTEEIHQAMRDFQSNNFVRNRAWVNRKS; this comes from the coding sequence ATGAGCGATAGTGTGCGATTCATCCCTGCTTTAACGGTGCCCGAAGGTGCCGGTGTCACGGTACACCGAACCATAGGCACACCCAGCTTGCGTAATTACGATCCATTTATGTTACTGGATCATTTTTGCAGTGATGATCCTGAGGACTATATTGCCGGATTTCCTTCCCACCCGCATCGAGGCTTCAATACCTTCACCTATATGATAGATGGTGATATGGAACATAAAGACAGCATGGGTAACACGGGCAATCTTGGCCCGGGCGGAGCCCAATGGATGAAAGCGGCCAGTGGTGTGATCCATTCTGAAATGCCCAAGCAGGAAAACGGTTTGATGCGCGGCTTTCAGTTGTGGATCAATTTACCGGCGGCGAACAAAATGGATGACCCCGGCTACCAGGAATACAAAGCGGACGCTTTTCCGGTGGTGAGCAGCGATGATCACAAAGTCAAAGTACTCATTGGCGAGTTTGCCGGTAGTACCAGCCCGATTCAGGATGATATTAGCAACGTCTCCTATTTAGACATAGAGCTGCCTCCCAACAAGACCTTTCAACATCAGTTACCGTTGGAAAACAATTCTTTCTTCTATGTTTTCGAAGGGACCGTCACCGTCGCCGGTAAACATGCCGCCAATACCTTGGTGACCTTGGCTGATGGTGAAGTTCAAGTAAAATCCGGTGACGAGGGAGCACGCTTGGTGCTGATCAGCGGCAAGCCCATCAATGAACCCATTGTGCAATACGGGCCGTTCGTGATGAACACCACAGAAGAGATTCACCAAGCCATGCGTGATTTTCAAAGTAATAATTTTGTACGTAATCGTGCCTGGGTAAATCGTAAAAGCTAA
- a CDS encoding nitroreductase family protein yields MRTKNYPRLDSQFIERWSPRAFLSDSISAEDTATLFEAARWSPSCYNEQPWRFVYATQTQDLEQFRSTLAESNQVWANSAPLLVYLFSKKTFSHNNNPNRWADFDTGAAWMALSLQAHKQGLYTHAMGGFDTDKAYAVTGVDSQEFNVVCAIAIGKRADADSLPGKLQNMEIPNDRKLLEEVVFQSSMG; encoded by the coding sequence ATGCGAACCAAGAATTACCCCCGATTGGACAGCCAATTTATTGAACGCTGGTCGCCCCGTGCCTTTTTGTCAGACTCTATATCGGCTGAAGATACTGCCACATTGTTTGAAGCGGCGCGTTGGAGCCCCTCTTGCTACAACGAACAACCGTGGCGTTTTGTCTACGCTACTCAAACACAAGACCTGGAGCAATTCCGAAGCACTTTGGCGGAGTCCAATCAGGTGTGGGCCAACTCGGCGCCACTGTTAGTATATTTATTCAGCAAAAAAACTTTTAGTCACAACAATAATCCCAATCGCTGGGCCGACTTCGACACTGGCGCGGCTTGGATGGCTCTCAGTCTGCAAGCACACAAACAGGGGCTCTATACCCACGCCATGGGTGGCTTCGATACTGACAAAGCCTACGCTGTTACGGGCGTAGATTCACAGGAATTTAACGTGGTATGCGCCATCGCCATAGGCAAGCGCGCTGATGCTGACAGTTTGCCGGGAAAGTTACAGAACATGGAAATACCCAATGATCGAAAATTATTGGAAGAGGTGGTATTCCAAAGCTCTATGGGTTAA
- a CDS encoding AEC family transporter, with the protein MNNAMMQLVVFIAIGVAWRYFKPDGYSADAVQRAIISIIYWVLLPIFIFFAMAEIKFNAAIGKYVMYVTVATAVALAAGFFWFSKTKLQPKVQGALLLAACFGSVVFIGLPLTKIMVGSWTSRLAATHFMVANVLLLYTAGLFLARALGSPSKLKKPAGAVTDEAMTLAKDPLLIAAVLGVMVNVTGMKIPAWLNIDAMVTNALIPLLVLTLGLSLKWEQNWKDLVKDIAPVAVIKMVLIPVVLLLMVKLFGSPGAKTTKAMMINGVMPVSLLGLIICERFKFETRIYAAAFVMTTALAVVLVPVWMKLI; encoded by the coding sequence ATGAACAATGCAATGATGCAACTGGTTGTGTTTATTGCCATCGGGGTAGCCTGGCGCTACTTTAAACCGGACGGCTACAGTGCGGACGCGGTGCAACGCGCCATTATCAGTATTATCTACTGGGTTCTGTTACCTATTTTCATTTTTTTCGCTATGGCTGAGATTAAGTTCAATGCGGCGATTGGTAAGTACGTGATGTATGTCACCGTAGCCACCGCAGTGGCGCTGGCTGCGGGCTTTTTTTGGTTTTCTAAAACCAAGCTGCAACCCAAAGTTCAAGGGGCTTTGTTGCTGGCAGCTTGTTTCGGCAGCGTGGTTTTTATTGGCTTGCCCTTAACTAAGATTATGGTGGGTTCCTGGACGTCCCGTCTTGCGGCTACACATTTTATGGTGGCCAATGTTTTGCTTCTGTACACCGCAGGTTTATTTTTGGCCAGAGCTTTGGGTTCACCTTCAAAGTTGAAAAAACCAGCCGGTGCGGTAACCGACGAAGCCATGACCTTGGCTAAGGATCCGTTGTTGATTGCGGCGGTTCTTGGTGTGATGGTAAACGTGACCGGTATGAAAATCCCCGCCTGGCTGAATATCGATGCAATGGTGACAAATGCACTTATCCCATTGCTCGTGCTGACGTTGGGGTTAAGTTTGAAATGGGAGCAGAATTGGAAAGATTTGGTCAAGGATATAGCGCCCGTCGCTGTGATCAAGATGGTTCTTATCCCTGTAGTTTTGCTTCTTATGGTCAAGCTGTTCGGCTCACCAGGTGCCAAGACAACAAAAGCCATGATGATTAATGGCGTTATGCCAGTATCCCTGCTGGGGTTGATCATCTGCGAACGATTTAAGTTTGAAACGCGTATTTATGCTGCAGCATTTGTTATGACCACGGCGTTGGCGGTTGTGCTCGTACCGGTTTGGATGAAACTTATTTAG